ATGCGTCGAACCAATATTTTCGGTGCCAATAAGTACAATAAGCCCCTGGCAAAGAGCTTTCTCAGCTTTGTGCTTGATGCGTTCAAAGACATGATCATAATCATTCTCATAGCATGCGCTGTTCTCTCATTAGCATTCGGTATCAAACAGCACGGCCTTAAAGAAGGTTGGTATGATGGCGGGAGTATAATCATCGCCATCTTTCTGGTCGTCATTGTCTCTGCTGTCAGCAACTATAAGCAAGGAAGGCAGTTCCAGAAACTTTCAAAAGAGAGCAGCAACATTAGAGTAGAGGTTGTAAGAGATGGCAGGAGGCAACCAATTTCCATATTTGATATTGTCGTAGGTGATGTCGTGTATCTGAAGATTGGCGACCAGGTTCCGGCTGACGGGTTATTTGTTGATGGCCACTCCCTGAGAGTTGACGAGTCTAGCATGACTGGTGAAAGTGATCACATCGAAGTCGATAGCGAGAACCCTTTCTTGCTCTcgggcaccaaagtgatcgacGGCTACGGTCGAATGATGGTGGCTTCTGTCGGCATGAACACTGCATGGGGCGAGATGATGAGCTCCGTGAGCCGTAACTTAGATGAAGAGACCCCGCTCCAAGCCCGTCTAAACAAGTTGACTTCCTTCATCGGGAAGGTCGGGTTGTCGGTGGCCGTACTGGTACTTCTCGTCTTGATGATCCGCTACTTCACTGGACACACCCAAGATGATGCCGGAAACAGAGAATTCACCAGCGGGAAGACCAAGTCGGGGGACGTGATGGACGCCATTGTGCGCATAGTTGCTGCAGCAGTGACCATTGTGGTGGTGGCTATACCTGAGGGATTGCCTTTGGCCGTCACTTTGACACTGGCCTACTCCATGAAACGCATGATGGGTGACAATGCCATGGTCCGGAAGCTCTCCGCCTGTGAAACCATGGGTTCTGCCACAACGATCTGCACGGATAAAACCGGCACTCTCACGTTAAACGAGATGAGAGTGACAGAGTTATGTATGGGAAAAGAACATGTGAGTGTAGATGCATCCAAAGAAATAGCGACCAGCATCGTTGAAGTCCTCCTACAAGGAATCGGATTGAACACGACAGGTACTGTCCACATGCGACCTTCTGAATCTGTTCCTGAAATTTTAGGCAGCCCAACTGAAAAGGCGATACTTTCTTGGAGTGTATCCAAATTGGGTATGATGATGGACGAACTGAAGCAAGAATGGGAGATAGTCCAAGTCGAGGCATTCAATtctgagaaaaagagaagtgggGTCGCTgtgaggaggagaggagagcaGGTAATCCACATACACTGGAAGGGAGCTGCCGAGATGATCTTGGCAATGTGTTCAGATTATTATAGCCAAAGCGGGACGGTGAATGTCATGACTGATGAAGCAAGGTCTGATTTCGGGACAGTAATTAAAAATATGGCAGACAAAAGCCTGCGCTGCATCGCATTCGCCTACAAAAAGTTCGATGGCTCACTTGCTCAATTTCATGGGAAACTTGAGGAAGATGGGATTACACTGCTGGGGATAGTGGGGATAAAGGACCCGTGCAGACCAGGCGTGAGAAGGGCAGTGGTGTCTTGCAGAAGTGCTGGGGTGAACATCAAGATGATCACAGGAGACAACATGCACACTGCAAGAGCTATAGCCTTGGAATGCGGGATATTCAATCCGGAGGAAGATCTCGAACATGAAGCCGTAGTGGAGGGCGTGCAGTTTCGCAACTACTCGCCGGAACAGAGAGCGGCAGCAATCGAGAAAATCCGGGTAATGGCTAGGTCATCCCCATTTGATAAGCTTTTGATGGTGCAGTGCTTGAAGCAGAAAGGGCATGTGGTGGCAGTCACCGGTGATGGCACGAATGACGCGCCAGCCTTAAAGGAAGCGGATATTGGCCTCTCCATGGGAATCCAAGGCACTGAGGTGGCAAAGGAGAGCTCAGATATCGTCATCCTGGATGATAATTTTGCCTCCGTGGTGACTGTGCTGAGGTGGGGGCGGTGCGTCTACAACAACATCCAAAAGTTCATCCAGTTTCAGCTCACTGTGAATGTGGCTGCACTCGTCATCAACCTCGTTGCTGCGGTCTCTTCTGGCAATGTCCCTTTGACAGCGGTCCAGCTTCTTTGGGTGAACTTGATTATGGACACCCTGGGAGCTTTGGCATTGGCGACAGAGCAACCTACAAATGATCTCATGCTAAAGCCACCTGTTGGACGAACCGAGCCGCTTATAAGCAGAGTCATGTGGAGGAATCTCGTATCTCAGGCCTTGTACCAAGTTATCATCCTCCTGACCCTACAATTCAAGGGAGTTCCATTTTGGGGTGGACAAGAAAGTGAGGGACACAATTATTTTCAACTGCTTCGTCCTCTGCCAGGTCTTCAACGAATTTAATGCCAGGAAGCTGGAGGAGAAAAATGTATTCAAAGGGATCCATAAGAACAAGTTGTTCTTGGGCATCATTAGTATGACCATAATTCTTCAGGTGGTGATGGTCGAGTTTCTAAAGAGGTTTGCCAACACTGAGAGGCTGGACTGGGGACAATGGGGTGCTTGCATCGGACTCGCAGCTTTGTCTTGGCCGATTGGTTGGCTTGTTAAGTGCATTCCAATCTCAGGCAAAAAGTTGTTCTTTTCCCGCTGAGAAGAAGCATCCTGAACCGAGCATAATGTTAAACTCCGAgtaaagaaacttttttttttttattataaaaatggtTAGGGTTTAGGAAACTGTTTTTTAAATTCTAGATTTTATGCATTGTGAGTACGTTTTCTAGATTTTATGCATTGTAAGTATCTTCCTAGATGATGTGTCAATTTACCTTTATCTACATAATCAAATCAACAATTTATTGCCATCCATTATTTCAACCTTAGTACTTTGGTCTTGCTTGCTATGCTTCtgttgattttggaaaatcttGCAGATGAGGTTATTAATCTGGTGATCGTGCTATATGGCCTGCTTTACCATTAATATCCGAACTAGCATTCAAAAAGTTATCCTATaggaaaactaaagaaaaaatttcctaGTTCTTAGCAAGCTTCTTAATGGGGCAGTAAAACCCCAAAAACTTATGCCTCAAGCTCATGCAAGGGTGGCCCTTTCTGTTCTTTCATCGCATCATATCTCTCCTTTACTATATTAACAAAAGGCACATGGTCCCACGCGACAGAACTAATTTTATTTGATGTAGATGGCGAGGGACGAACCGAGTCCCCTATAGTGAGCACAACTTCAAATCCTAATGTGCGAACTATATGGCACACTATTTTAACTAAATGGCCTAACTTTAATGACGGGCAATGATTAATATGTAAATACTCTacatgacatatatatatatatatatatatatatataataatcaaaattcgtaattaaaaatgaGGGAAATTAACTATCTAG
This region of Eucalyptus grandis isolate ANBG69807.140 chromosome 8, ASM1654582v1, whole genome shotgun sequence genomic DNA includes:
- the LOC104415437 gene encoding LOW QUALITY PROTEIN: calcium-transporting ATPase 12, plasma membrane-type (The sequence of the model RefSeq protein was modified relative to this genomic sequence to represent the inferred CDS: inserted 2 bases in 1 codon), coding for MSSLRLRKPSEEAATDAVLDRGDGPTNIIHGRRWRLAFTVIYFTRALESLSKQVLGKKTDLLRTLSYVAINVDLESSDNPREGDCPSLRDVGPKILSNLVREKSFDTLAQLGGVKQLASILMTNLENGLSGDETDLMRRTNIFGANKYNKPLAKSFLSFVLDAFKDMIIIILIACAVLSLAFGIKQHGLKEGWYDGGSIIIAIFLVVIVSAVSNYKQGRQFQKLSKESSNIRVEVVRDGRRQPISIFDIVVGDVVYLKIGDQVPADGLFVDGHSLRVDESSMTGESDHIEVDSENPFLLSGTKVIDGYGRMMVASVGMNTAWGEMMSSVSRNLDEETPLQARLNKLTSFIGKVGLSVAVLVLLVLMIRYFTGHTQDDAGNREFTSGKTKSGDVMDAIVRIVAAAVTIVVVAIPEGLPLAVTLTLAYSMKRMMGDNAMVRKLSACETMGSATTICTDKTGTLTLNEMRVTELCMGKEHVSVDASKEIATSIVEVLLQGIGLNTTGTVHMRPSESVPEILGSPTEKAILSWSVSKLGMMMDELKQEWEIVQVEAFNSEKKRSGVAVRRRGEQVIHIHWKGAAEMILAMCSDYYSQSGTVNVMTDEARSDFGTVIKNMADKSLRCIAFAYKKFDGSLAQFHGKLEEDGITLLGIVGIKDPCRPGVRRAVVSCRSAGVNIKMITGDNMHTARAIALECGIFNPEEDLEHEAVVEGVQFRNYSPEQRAAAIEKIRVMARSSPFDKLLMVQCLKQKGHVVAVTGDGTNDAPALKEADIGLSMGIQGTEVAKESSDIVILDDNFASVVTVLRWGRCVYNNIQKFIQFQLTVNVAALVINLVAAVSSGNVPLTAVQLLWVNLIMDTLGALALATEQPTNDLMLKPPVGRTEPLISRVMWRNLVSQALYQVIILLTLQFKGVPXFGVDKKVRDTIIFNCFVLCQVFNEFNARKLEEKNVFKGIHKNKLFLGIISMTIILQVVMVEFLKRFANTERLDWGQWGACIGLAALSWPIGWLVKCIPISGKKLFFSR